A stretch of Planococcus citri chromosome 5, ihPlaCitr1.1, whole genome shotgun sequence DNA encodes these proteins:
- the LOC135847790 gene encoding uncharacterized protein LOC135847790 isoform X2, with translation MVFENNCVGCGIRGTTGFFKFPENPSTRKLWLKKCGVDVSTPLALHARLCMKHFKHDDISHVNDRFILKKDAVPSMKVDPGKIHKLGRYKTSCYICGATYAESFHYVPKDTKKREAWLGNLGLKFGRFNPVPATQMLLCNSHFLAGDIIRHPYSRHHKLRRGAMPIDISQNARNNQTGQSTSSSKANGSKELSENSKVISVSRELLEKKGPDQSTISRKKKIDKIVTPTMTDLTSNGVRDSSILECKLEKKNKRIRRLKEKNARLKKESTSYLNLLMDFHAEVGDNIKRISRLKEGKTRLKNESKSHRALLDYLLMRKFVTKQGMQIIQAFRQASENPVQL, from the exons ATggtttttgagaataattgcGTTGGATGTGGGATTCGCGGTACAACTGGTTTCTTTAA GTTTCCGGAAAATCCATCTACGAGAAAACTTTGGTTGAAGAAATGTGGTGTTGACGTATCAACTCCGTTAGCCCTTCACGCTCGGCTATGtatgaaacattttaaacatgACGATATCTCACATGTCAATGATCGATTTATATTGAAGAAGGATGCGGTTCCTAGTATGAAAGTCGA TCCAGGAAAAATCCATAAACTTGGTCGATACAAAACGTCGTGTTACATATGCGGTGCGACGTACGCAGAATCATTTCATTA CGTGCCTAAAGACACGAAAAAAAGGGAAGCATGGCTGGGAAATCTGGGTTTGAAGTTTGGCCGTTTTAATCCTGTTCCCGCCACTCAGATGCTTCTGTGTAATTCACATTTCTTGGCAGGTGATATCATTCGTCACCCATACTCAAGACACCATAAATTACGACGAGGAGCTATGCCCATTGATATATCACAGAACGCTAGAAATAACCAAACTGGACAATCGACATCAAG CTCTAAAGCAAACGGTTCTAAGGAATTATCTGAGAATTCCAAAGTGATTTCTGTTTCAAGAGAACTTTTAGAAAAGAAGGGACCTGATCAGTCGACTATTTCGCGGAAGAAGAAAATCGACAAAATCGTTACTCCTACTATGACAGACTTGACTTCTAATG GTGTTCGAGATTCTAGTATTCTTGAATGCaagctagagaaaaaaaataaacgcattCGTCgattgaaagagaaaaatgcgcgattaaaaaaagaatcaacTTCTTACCTAAATTTGCTTATGGATTTTCATGCGGAGGTCGGAGATAACATCAAACGCATAAGTCGATTGAAAGAAGGAAAAACCCGTTTGAAAAATGAGTCGAAGAGTCATCGAGCTTTGCTTGATTACTTGCTTATGCGAAAATTTGTTACGAAGCAAGGGATGCAGATAATACAA GCATTTAGACAAGCCTCAGAAAATCCAGTACAGTTATAG
- the Dip-B gene encoding putative aminopeptidase W07G4.4: MALVNGLPFSINVEKSVEAAGYDGILFISAAKPGTEGPAAIQSAIAKAYQIDKAVASDGAVLAVDLPAGRVVYVPVSVNPDFDDVRSFGESGKKAIQRALKAGVKTPLVILSPYANFPYCQLVTLLGVFEALYVNLQYREDRPEVFPKVKQLGIYSTQPKKIDQIVKTAVALENGRYVARDVGGSDPERMAPPKVEEYIRAAFKNEPVSIRVISDLSVFEKEYPLFAAVNRAANEIERHRGRIIILTYEAEAPQETLFLVGKGVTYDTGGADIKAGGIMAGMSRDKCGAAAVGGFLKAVAQLKPTNVKVVGIMSMVRNSVGENCYVADEIIQSRAGLRVRIGNTDAEGRTILTDPLCYAKEEALKSVNPHLMTIATLTGHAYLTSGCGYSIVLDNEAARRTENALLLSKYSEQIGEPFEVSTIRREDYRFHKGKVEGEDVLQANNQPSSRTPRGHQGPAAFLIMASGLDKYGVGSASPIKYSHLDIAGAAGDVPENATGAPLLGLYAKFFNQNLAQLADN, from the exons ATGGCACTTGTTAATGG GTTGCCTTTCTCCATAAACGTAGAAAAGTCAGTAGAAGCTGCCGGTTACGACGGTATTCTTTTCATTTCTGCTGCGAAACCTGGTACCGAAGGACCAGCTGCTATTCAATCTGCTATTGCGAAAGCATAtcaa ATTGATAAAGCTGTAGCGAGCGATGGAGCAGTCTTAGCAGTTGATTTGCCAGCTGGTAGAGTAGTTTATGTACCAGTTTCAGTCAACCCAGACTTCGACGACGTTCGATCATTTGGTGAAAGTGGCAAAAAAGCTATCcaaag AGCACTTAAAGCCGGAGTAAAAACGCCTTTGGTTATTCTGTCACCTTATGCAAATTTTCCGTATTGTCAGCTTGTCACCTTACTCGGAGTTTTTGAAGCTTTATATGTG aatTTGCAATACCGCGAAGATAGACCTGAAGTATTTCCCAAAGTTAAACAGCTCGGAATTTACAGTACGCAACCGAAGAAGATCGATCAAATAGTAAAAACAGCAGTAGCTTTGGAAAATGGCAG ATACGTGGCTAGAGATGTCGGTGGCTCAGACCCTGAACGAATGGCTCCTCCTAAAGTCGAAGAATACATACGTgctgcttttaaaaatgaaccCGTATCCATTCGTGTGATTAGCGACTTGAgtgtatttgaaaaagaatatcCTTTATTCGCCGCAGTAAATAGAGCAGCTAATG AAATTGAACGTCACCGAGGACGTATTATCATTCTGACTTACGAAGCCGAAGCACCTCAAGAAACACTATTCCTTGTAGGCAAAGGTGTTACTTACGATACCGGTGGAGCTGATATCAAAGCTGGCGGTATTATGGCTGGTATGTCTCGAGATAAATGTGGTGCTGCCGCCGTAGGAGGATTCTTAAAG GCTGTAGCTCAATTGAAACCGACCAATGTTAAAGTTGTCGGAATCATGAGCATGGTTAGAAACAGTGTCGGTGAAAATTGCTACGTTGCTGATGAAATAATCCAATCACGAGCCGGTTTACGGGTTCGAATTGGAAATACAGATGCGGAAGGACGTACGATTCTAACCGATCCTTTATGCTAT gcTAAAGAAGAAGCTCTGAAATCTGTCAATCCTCATCTTATGACTATTGCCACTTTAACCGGTCACGCGTATTTGACCTCCGGATGCGGATATTCT ATTGTTTTAGATAACGAAGCTGCTCGTCGAACTGAAAATGCTCTTTTATTATCCAAATATTCCGAGCAAATTGGCGAACCTTTCGAAGTGAGCACTATTCGCCGAGAAGATTATAGATTCCATAAAG GCAAAGTTGAAGGCGAAGATGTATTACAAGCTAATAATCAACCATCGTCTAGAACTCCGAGAGGACATCAAGGTCCTGCTGCATTTTTGATTATGGCCTCCGGTTTAGataaa TACGGCGTTGGTTCCGCATCTCCAATCAAATATTCTCATTTGGATATTGCCGGTGCTGCCGGAGATGTTCCTGAGAATGCGACTGGTGCACCTCTTTTGGGATTATATGCTAAATTCTTCAATCAGAATTTAGCTCAATTGGCCGATAATTAG
- the LOC135847788 gene encoding negative elongation factor A-like, which produces MANVRDSDTSLWLHNKLGTSNDSWTGGSICSQLNSEVLRNIKECFPDLQTQVKLKLLLSFFQIPQKNVQEWRMELEEILELAQVDSDRWVSVLAEIMRTFPNTYSLNADFLEIKENKRIFDELLHDLKKQLKKPTDFSMLPMECHYLNKSALVNVIGQPPVPKKHFTLKRKPKSAAVKADLMQKSVDIANNMKKNISPAVPVRSRGMPRKMTDTTPLKGIPSRLPSSGFRTSILSTNSNRPTPNRPLSGRKDCAIKLLDITEQPLGYAQAKKRKRMLEMEESKRALEDSQNASFNGNDTLNGENGNPPSVDSMQPPPTPATPDYAAGLTSLNPPTPSVVISNNRSPIHTPSQAPSTPYTQPVTPYFQPTSVLQSPRTPKTPSYTPVIMDSSTIKEEKAAANNVTSPIKQELQVQPQQSQPIQEQPQVQPQPQVVKTTPTVTTIPRVTTQSKSQMVSVAISSRDATLPLNLPKEQLAEAQEMFKNANKVTTPEKILILSFMAGSRENPCPQLGNIMTIKLSENRVSIQQPDGTYRTYNVEMHFQMNYNTGKWNWIEKRREIDPGTSLSSLAAVAAAAANNEQFPSQQQQLTS; this is translated from the exons ATGGCTAATGTTCGCGACAGTGATACTTCGTTATGGCTACACAACAAACTCGGCACTTCGAACGATTCCTGGACTGGAGGATCCATTTGCTCTCAATTAAATTCAGAAGTCTTGAGAAATATAAAAGAATGTTTCCCCGATCTTCAAACTCAAGTCAAATTAAAGCTGctcctttcattttttcaaatcccccAGAAAAACGTTCAAGAA TGGAGAATGGAATTAGAAGAGATCTTGGAATTAGCTCAAGTCGATAGCGATCGTTGGGTTTCTGTGTTGGCTGAAATAATGCGAACTTTCCCTAATACATATTCGCTGAACgctgattttttggaaatcaaagaAAATAAACGTATATTTGACGAATTACTTCACGATTTGAAAAAGCAGC TCAAGAAACCAACCGACTTCAGTATGTTACCCATGGAATGTCATTATTTGAATAAATCCGCCTTAGTTAACGTGATTGGGCAACCG cCTGTACCGAAGAAACACTTCACATTGAAAAGGAAACCTAAATCGGCCGCCGTGAAAGCGGATCTAATGCAAAAATCTGTCGATATAGCGAATaacatgaagaaaaatatttctccagcgGTGCCCGTACGATCTCGTGGAATGCCTCGTAAAATGACCGACACTa CACCTCTCAAAGGTATTCCGAGTAGATTACCGAGCAGCGGATTCAGAACTTCGATTTTGAGCACTAACAGTAACAGGCCTACTCCAAATAGACCATTATCTGGTCGAAAAGACTGCGCGATTAAATTACTCGACATCACCGAACAACCATTGGGCTACGCTCAagctaaaaaaagaaaacgaatgTTGG AAATGGAAGAATCGAAACGAGCTTTGGAAGATTCGCAAAATGCTTCCTTCAATGGTAACGATACTTTGAACGGAGAGAACGGTAATCCTCCGAGTGTGGATTCGATGCAACCACCTCCCACACCCGCTACTCCAGATTATGCTGCTGGATTGACCTCCCTGAATCCACCAACTCCTTCGGTTGTGATTAGTAACAACAGATCTCCCATACATACGCCCAGCCAGGCTCCTAGTACTCCATATACGCAGCCTGTTACGCCATATTTTCAGCCTACATCTGTATTACAGTCGCCTAGAACTCCAAAGACTCCTTCGTATACTCCGGTCATCATGGATAGTTCGA CGATCAAAGAAGAGAAAGCTGCTGCGAATAATGTTACGTCTCCTATTAAACAAGAGCTACAGGTGCAACCTCAGCAATCGCAACCTATTCAGGAACAGCCGCAAGTTCAACCTCAACCACAGGTTGTCAAG ACTACTCCGACTGTCACTACGATACCTCGTGTAACTACTCAAAGCAAATCGCAAATGGTATCAGTAGCCATATCATCTCGTGATGCTACCCTTCCTCTCAATTTACCG AAAGAGCAGTTGGCAGAAGCTCAAGAAATGTTCAAGAACGCTAATAAAGTCACTACTCCGGAGAAAATCCTTATTCTCAGTTTCATGGCCGGATCCAGAG AAAACCCTTGTCCTCAACTGGGTAACATAATGACGATCAAGCTGAGCGAAAACAGAGTATCGATACAGCAGCCAGACGGTACTTATCGTACTTATAACGTCGAAATGCATTTCCAAATGAACTACAACACCGGTAAATGGAACTGGATTGAAAAAAGGCGCGAAATCGATCCCGGTACTTCGCTGTCGTCATTAGCAGCCGTAGCAGCAGCTGCCGCCAACAACGAACAGTTTCCGTCGCAACAACAACAGCTTACTTCGTGA
- the LOC135847790 gene encoding uncharacterized protein LOC135847790 isoform X1, with amino-acid sequence MVFENNCVGCGIRGTTGFFKFPENPSTRKLWLKKCGVDVSTPLALHARLCMKHFKHDDISHVNDRFILKKDAVPSMKVDPGKIHKLGRYKTSCYICGATYAESFHYVPKDTKKREAWLGNLGLKFGRFNPVPATQMLLCNSHFLAGDIIRHPYSRHHKLRRGAMPIDISQNARNNQTGQSTSRYRENVISVIMCSKANGSKELSENSKVISVSRELLEKKGPDQSTISRKKKIDKIVTPTMTDLTSNGVRDSSILECKLEKKNKRIRRLKEKNARLKKESTSYLNLLMDFHAEVGDNIKRISRLKEGKTRLKNESKSHRALLDYLLMRKFVTKQGMQIIQAFRQASENPVQL; translated from the exons ATggtttttgagaataattgcGTTGGATGTGGGATTCGCGGTACAACTGGTTTCTTTAA GTTTCCGGAAAATCCATCTACGAGAAAACTTTGGTTGAAGAAATGTGGTGTTGACGTATCAACTCCGTTAGCCCTTCACGCTCGGCTATGtatgaaacattttaaacatgACGATATCTCACATGTCAATGATCGATTTATATTGAAGAAGGATGCGGTTCCTAGTATGAAAGTCGA TCCAGGAAAAATCCATAAACTTGGTCGATACAAAACGTCGTGTTACATATGCGGTGCGACGTACGCAGAATCATTTCATTA CGTGCCTAAAGACACGAAAAAAAGGGAAGCATGGCTGGGAAATCTGGGTTTGAAGTTTGGCCGTTTTAATCCTGTTCCCGCCACTCAGATGCTTCTGTGTAATTCACATTTCTTGGCAGGTGATATCATTCGTCACCCATACTCAAGACACCATAAATTACGACGAGGAGCTATGCCCATTGATATATCACAGAACGCTAGAAATAACCAAACTGGACAATCGACATCAAGGTATAGAGAAAATGTAATATCCGTAATCATGTG CTCTAAAGCAAACGGTTCTAAGGAATTATCTGAGAATTCCAAAGTGATTTCTGTTTCAAGAGAACTTTTAGAAAAGAAGGGACCTGATCAGTCGACTATTTCGCGGAAGAAGAAAATCGACAAAATCGTTACTCCTACTATGACAGACTTGACTTCTAATG GTGTTCGAGATTCTAGTATTCTTGAATGCaagctagagaaaaaaaataaacgcattCGTCgattgaaagagaaaaatgcgcgattaaaaaaagaatcaacTTCTTACCTAAATTTGCTTATGGATTTTCATGCGGAGGTCGGAGATAACATCAAACGCATAAGTCGATTGAAAGAAGGAAAAACCCGTTTGAAAAATGAGTCGAAGAGTCATCGAGCTTTGCTTGATTACTTGCTTATGCGAAAATTTGTTACGAAGCAAGGGATGCAGATAATACAA GCATTTAGACAAGCCTCAGAAAATCCAGTACAGTTATAG